In Aegilops tauschii subsp. strangulata cultivar AL8/78 chromosome 3, Aet v6.0, whole genome shotgun sequence, one genomic interval encodes:
- the LOC109777106 gene encoding uncharacterized protein isoform X2, with amino-acid sequence MEDAAPPPLQPEGTPPLLQPGVDFTFQRRDRRAVYLTRTWHRLQTNTANVDVAHYCEADAGQRSQTARMSSSIRQRGGAEASDEEDSIGGVGVAQ; translated from the exons ATGGAGGACGCCGCTCCACCTCCGCTCCAGCCTGAAGGCACTCCACCCCTGCTCCAGCCTGGAG TGGACTTCACATTCCAAAGGAGGGACAGAAGAGCAGTCTACCTGACAAGGACATGGCATAGGTTGCAGACAAATACT GCGAATGTGGATGTTGCACACTATTGTGAAG CAGACGCGGGGCAGAGAAGTCAGACGGCAAGGATGAGCAGCAGCATCAGACAGCGAGGAGGAGCAGAAGCATCAGACGAAGAGGACTCGATCGGGGGCGTTGGCGTCGCCCAATAG
- the LOC109777106 gene encoding uncharacterized protein isoform X4 encodes MEKRRQVDFTFQRRDRRAVYLTRTWHRLQTNTANVDVAHYCEADAGQRSQTARMSSSIRQRGGAEASDEEDSIGGVGVAQ; translated from the exons ATGGAGAAAAGAAGACAAG TGGACTTCACATTCCAAAGGAGGGACAGAAGAGCAGTCTACCTGACAAGGACATGGCATAGGTTGCAGACAAATACT GCGAATGTGGATGTTGCACACTATTGTGAAG CAGACGCGGGGCAGAGAAGTCAGACGGCAAGGATGAGCAGCAGCATCAGACAGCGAGGAGGAGCAGAAGCATCAGACGAAGAGGACTCGATCGGGGGCGTTGGCGTCGCCCAATAG
- the LOC109777106 gene encoding uncharacterized protein isoform X6, with protein sequence MEKRRQVDFTFQRRDRRAVYLTRTWHRLQTNTANVDVAHYCEDAGQRSQTARMSSSIRQRGGAEASDEEDSIGGVGVAQ encoded by the exons ATGGAGAAAAGAAGACAAG TGGACTTCACATTCCAAAGGAGGGACAGAAGAGCAGTCTACCTGACAAGGACATGGCATAGGTTGCAGACAAATACT GCGAATGTGGATGTTGCACACTATTGTGAAG ACGCGGGGCAGAGAAGTCAGACGGCAAGGATGAGCAGCAGCATCAGACAGCGAGGAGGAGCAGAAGCATCAGACGAAGAGGACTCGATCGGGGGCGTTGGCGTCGCCCAATAG
- the LOC109777106 gene encoding uncharacterized protein isoform X3, which translates to MEDAAPPPLQPEGTPPLLQPGVDFTFQRRDRRAVYLTRTWHRLQTNTANVDVAHYCEDAGQRSQTARMSSSIRQRGGAEASDEEDSIGGVGVAQ; encoded by the exons ATGGAGGACGCCGCTCCACCTCCGCTCCAGCCTGAAGGCACTCCACCCCTGCTCCAGCCTGGAG TGGACTTCACATTCCAAAGGAGGGACAGAAGAGCAGTCTACCTGACAAGGACATGGCATAGGTTGCAGACAAATACT GCGAATGTGGATGTTGCACACTATTGTGAAG ACGCGGGGCAGAGAAGTCAGACGGCAAGGATGAGCAGCAGCATCAGACAGCGAGGAGGAGCAGAAGCATCAGACGAAGAGGACTCGATCGGGGGCGTTGGCGTCGCCCAATAG
- the LOC109777106 gene encoding uncharacterized protein isoform X1, translated as MEDAAPPPLQPEGTPPLLQPGVDFTFQRRDRRAVYLTRTWHRLQTNTANVDVAHYCEGAALLNSISTAHIYFNFYYKFTFSTADAGQRSQTARMSSSIRQRGGAEASDEEDSIGGVGVAQ; from the exons ATGGAGGACGCCGCTCCACCTCCGCTCCAGCCTGAAGGCACTCCACCCCTGCTCCAGCCTGGAG TGGACTTCACATTCCAAAGGAGGGACAGAAGAGCAGTCTACCTGACAAGGACATGGCATAGGTTGCAGACAAATACT GCGAATGTGGATGTTGCACACTATTGTGAAGGTGCAGCCCTGCTCAATTCAATTTCCACTGCACATATCTACTTCAATTTCTACTACAAATTCACCTTTTCAACAGCAGACGCGGGGCAGAGAAGTCAGACGGCAAGGATGAGCAGCAGCATCAGACAGCGAGGAGGAGCAGAAGCATCAGACGAAGAGGACTCGATCGGGGGCGTTGGCGTCGCCCAATAG
- the LOC109777106 gene encoding uncharacterized protein isoform X7, with the protein MEDAAPPPLQPEGTPPLLQPGVDFTFQRRDRRAVYLTRTWHRLQTNTVRYLSLTTYCFKRMWMLHTIVKTRGREVRRQG; encoded by the exons ATGGAGGACGCCGCTCCACCTCCGCTCCAGCCTGAAGGCACTCCACCCCTGCTCCAGCCTGGAG TGGACTTCACATTCCAAAGGAGGGACAGAAGAGCAGTCTACCTGACAAGGACATGGCATAGGTTGCAGACAAATACTGTGAGATATCTCAGTTTAACTACATATTGCTTCAA GCGAATGTGGATGTTGCACACTATTGTGAAG ACGCGGGGCAGAGAAGTCAGACGGCAAGGATGA
- the LOC109777106 gene encoding uncharacterized protein isoform X5, translating into MEDAAPPPLQPEGTPPLLQPGVDFTFQRRDRRAVYLTRTWHRLQTNTVRYLSLTTYCFKRMWMLHTIVKQTRGREVRRQG; encoded by the exons ATGGAGGACGCCGCTCCACCTCCGCTCCAGCCTGAAGGCACTCCACCCCTGCTCCAGCCTGGAG TGGACTTCACATTCCAAAGGAGGGACAGAAGAGCAGTCTACCTGACAAGGACATGGCATAGGTTGCAGACAAATACTGTGAGATATCTCAGTTTAACTACATATTGCTTCAA GCGAATGTGGATGTTGCACACTATTGTGAAG CAGACGCGGGGCAGAGAAGTCAGACGGCAAGGATGA